In Marinobacter sp. M3C, the genomic stretch GACATGAAAGGGTTTTTTGCCCTTGCTATTGATGCCGCCAGGGAGTTTGTAGGTCAACCATTGCAGCAACCGCTGATCATTGTTGCGACCGCCGACGAGGAAAGCTCGATGAATGGCGCTCGCGCGCTGGCGGAGACGGGTAAGCCCAAGGCGCGTTATGCGGTGATTGGAGAGCCCACCAGCTTGCGCCCGATTCGTATGCACAAAGGCATCATGATGGAACGCTTGGTGTTCGAGGGGCAGGCAGGGCACTCCTCTAATCCTGACCTGGGCCGCAACGCGCTGGAAGGCATGCACCAGGCGATGGGCGAGCTGTTGGCTCTGCGCTCCCAGTGGCAACAGCAGTACCGCAATCCGAATTTTGACGTTCAGGTGCCAACCTTGAACCTTGGCTGCATACACGGTGGCGACAACCCCAATCGCATATGCGGTCGATGTGAGTTGCACTTTGACTTACGCCCGCTACCCGGTATGGATATGGGCGCTCTGCGCCAGGCCATTTTAGAAAAGATAGCGCCAGTGGCCAGTGGGCGCGGCCTGAAGCTCAAGTTTGAACCATTATTTGACGGCGTGCCGCCGTTTGAAACAGCAGCGGATGCCGCTCTGGTTGTAGCCTGCGAAAAACTCACTGGCCACACCGCAGGGTCGGTTGCCTTCGCCACAGAGGCGCCGTGGCTGCAGCGTTTGGGTTTGGAAACTCTGGTGATGGGCCCAGGCTCTATCGACCAGGCTCACCAGCCCGACGAGTTTCTGGCGCAATCACAGGTTGCACCGACCGTTAACATACTGCGTCAGCTTGTGAGGCAGTTTTGTTTGTAATATTCCTTTTGCCCGGAGATTTGAATTGAACGCCAACGGTTGGTTGCACGGCTTTCGCCATTCGTCGCCTTACATTAATGCCCACCGCGGCCGTACCGTGGTACTGACCCTGCCGGGCGATGCCATCAGCCAGGAAAATTTCATCAATATCGTTCACGATATTGCCTTGCTGAGCAGCTTGGGCGTGCGATTAGTCGTAGCGTTCGGTGCCCGCTCCCAGATACAACAACGGCTGCAAGACGCCGGCCTTGAATCCACCTTTGCCCGCGGCTTGCGGGTTACCACCGAACAGCAATTGCCGCTGGTGATGGAAGCCATAGGCGGTTTGCGGGCATACATAGAGAGCCAGTTGTCTATGGGACTGGTCAGTTCGCCCATGCACAATGCCCGCATAAGGGTGTGCAGTGGCAACTATGTCACCGCTAAACCGGTTGGCGTATTGGACGGCGTCGATTTTGGCTATACCGGAAAAGTTCGGCGCGTTGATGTTTCCGGCATCGAAAAGCTGCTGGACCAAGGCCAGATCGTGTTGTTACCACCCATGGGTTTCTCCCCTACCGGGGACGTATTTAACTTGTCTTATGAAGACGTTGGCAGTCAGGTGGCCGCCGCTTTAAAGGCTGAAAAGTTGATGATTTTTATCGACGACCCTGGTCTGTTGACAGCAGATGGCACGCTGGTGCGTGAATTGTCTGCGGCTCAGGCCGCTGAGCAGTTGAGTGCTGGCCAGGTAACAGGCCACGATGCAGAGCTGCTAAAAGCCGCTTGCGATGCCTGTGTTAAGGGTGTACGCCGCGCCCACATTATCAGCTATCTGGACGACGGTGCGCTGCTCAAGGAACTGTTTACCCGTGATGGTTCCGGTACGCTGGTCAGTGGTGACACTTACGAGCAGATCCGAGCTGCCAGGGTGGAGGACGTGGGCGGTATTACCAATTTGATTTATCCGCTGGAAGAGCAGGGCATTCTGGTGCGGCGCTCGCCGGAAATGCTGGAAACCGAAATTGGCCGTTTTGTGGTGGCCGAACGCGACGGCACCATTGTTGGCTGTGCCGCGCTGTACCCCTACGGCCAAGATGACGCCGGCGAGCTGTCGTGTTTTGCAGTGGACCCCAATTATCGCCGTGCAGGACGCGGCGATGAACTACTGTTGATGATTGAGCAGCAGGCTCGTGATCAGGGTTTGCAGCGCCTGTTTGTGCTGACCACGCAAACCGAGCACTGGTTTCGCGAGCGGGATTTCAAAGCGATGCCGGTGCAGTCACTGCCGGGTCCGAGACTGGCGGTTTACAACACCCAGCGAAACTCCAAAGTTTTTTGTAAAGTTCTTTGAGTAACGAGTTGATGGAATCTACAGAACGACGCAGTAGCCCCAGAAAACCCATAAAACTTGCGGCCCAACTGGATTTGGGGCGCGGTGAAAATTGGCCGTGCCAAATCGCCGATTTTTGTGCAGAGGGCTTGTTTATCCGCTATTCCCAAGCGGTTTCCCAGAAGCTTGACGCGGCTTTGGGTGACGCTGGCGGGCAGAGCCTGCTGGTGCGTTTTCGTGGCTCGGACAGTTCAGGGGTGCCTGGCCAGCGCCATCAGTTGCAGGTACAGGTGCGTCATCGCGTTGAAAATGCTGTGGGCGTGTGTTTTGTGCAGGCCAACGCGGTGGCCGTCAGTGCCATGTTGCAGCAGTGCAGTGGCGCACGCGTAGCAGGCTATTCGCATTTGCGTGCACCCAGCGAGCGGGTGCAATTTGTGCTGCACCAGTGCGCTAAAGCCGTGGTGCAGTTTATTGATCCTTTAATGCAGGAATGCCTGAATCAAACCGTTGCTGCGCTTCAGGCTCACGCCCGCGAGGCGGGTAACAACCAGCTGGCCAACGAATTGATGGACGCCTCTGGTCAATTGAATAGCCGCCAACGTCTGGTGTGGCAGCAAATGGCGAAAAGTCTGGAATCTCCGCTGAAGCCGGCACCCAAATTGGGTCCAGCTGGCTCGCTGGCGGTGGTCGATAAAAGTGAATTTGAAGACTGGCTCAGCCTGCGGGTGATGATAACCAGGGCGGACACGCTGTACCGGGGTTCGTTATTGCAGTTGAAGTTGCGTCTGGACAGCCTGAACGTTGCAAATGCGACTGGCCATACCAATCCGCTTGGTCCGTCATTGGTATGTGAATCATTTCGGGATGGGCTGGCACCCCTGCGAATGTCTCGTGAGGTCGAAAAAATTGCCTTCGGTGTGTTCGAACACACCGTTCTAAAGCAATTGGAACCGCTTTATGCTGAGCTAAATAACATATTAATTCGCCAAGATGTTTTGCCTGATCTGGATTTGACTAAATACCTGGCTGATGTCCAGCGTTGCGAATCAGCTTTTGAAGCGAGCAAGCCCGCCAGGCGACCTGCGCAGCAGGCTGCGCCCAGAACAGGACCTAACACGGAGCCGGTGGTAGAACCCCAGACAAAGCCACAGCCGTCGGCCCGATCCCGCCCGGCGCCAGAGCTCGGTTCTGGCGAGAAATCCGTTCAATTTCAGGAGCACGCTCAGCTCGCACGCCACGCGTTTAGCACGGTGCGCAACCTGCTAGATACCCTGGCGAGCAGTCGCGCTGCGAAAGGCCAGATGCGCGGCGATGAGTTCCCGATGCACGCTCCGCCCTTAAGCAATGCCCAGTTGCAGCAACAGTTGCAGCAGCTGCAGACCGTGGCTTTGCCCGCCAACGATAGTGTCGTCAGCTTGCGGGAGCGTGTGGTCAGCAAAGTGCGCGCAGACAGTCAGGGTAAACTTGATACCGAACAGCAGGGTGCGGTGGATGTGGTTGACCGTTTTTTTGAAAGCCTGCGCGAGAGCCCGAAACTGGGCGAATCCACTCATCGCCACCTGCGCCAACTGGAAGTTCCGGTGTTGAAAGTAGTGATGCGTGATCCGGACTTTTTTGAAGACCAGGAAAGTCCGGTTCGCGGCGTACTTAACCGTTTGGCCCAGCTTGGTAGCCGCGGCAGCAGGGTCAACCCGGTTATTCAACGCCGGGTGGAAGAATTAATTCAGTCTATTGTGATTGGCTTCGAGCACGACCTGGATGTTTTTGAGCGCGCAGCGGAAGAGCTGGAAGAGTTGATTGAACGTCAGAAAAGAGTGTATCAGCGCAATGTTGAGCGGGTTAGAGCGGCTGCTGAAGGCGCACAAAAAGTCGCCGAGTCGAAACAGGCGGTGGAAGACACTCTGCAGGCCCGACTGGCGGGTAAAACCGTGCCAAAAGCGCTTAATAGCCTGCTGGCCGGTGGTTGGCGTGATTTGCTGTCGCTAACCTGGGTCCGTCATGGGCCAGACAGCACGTTATGGCACGATTATCTGGGCGCAGTGGATTCTTTGGTGGAGTTTACTGAAGATCCGGGCAGCGAGATTAATCTGCCGGAGTTGCTGCGTACCATTCAGGATGGCTTATCCTCTATTTCAAGCAGTCACTTGCCGGCTGCCCGGATTCGTGACGAATTGCGTCAGTTTCTTGTGCGCGATCCAAAATCGGCGCCGGAGGTGCTGGCCACGCTGGAAGCGCCCGCAGCGCCGTCGCGTTTGCGGACCCTACCTGAGCAGGGACAACGTTGGCGCAAGCGTGTTCAAGAGCTGCACACCGGTGACTGGCTGCGTGATCAACACCCGTCAAACGAACCGTTTTACATTCGCCTGGTGTGGATTGCCCGTGATTTCCAGCGTCTGGTGTTTGTGAACCATCAGGGCATGCGGGTGGTAGAGCTGGAACTGGATACGCTGGCGGATAAAATGCGCCAAGGCCATATTGTGCCAGACCCACACTATCAGCGGCCCTTGGTGGACGAAGGCCTGGACCGTATGGTGCGCAAAGTGTATGACCAGCTGGCCAGCGCCGCCAGTCACGATGAGCTTACCGGCTTATTGGAGCAGCGCGAGTTTGAGCGCCGGTTGGATCAGCAATTGACCTGCTGGCAAGCGCCGCGAACCCTGTTGCGGCTGACCCTGCGAAACTTCAATAAGTTCAATGACGGTGCCGGCGAGCAAGCGGGTGACGCCTTACTGCAGCAGATTGCGGCTATTTTGTCTGCGTGCTGTGCTGAAGACACACCGATTGCGCGCCTGTTAGGCGCGCAATTTGCGCTGTTGCTGCCGGCAGAGAATGCCATGGCCCTGACCCGCCAGCTAAGCCGTCAGGTGTCGGCACTGCAACCCATGCTGCGAGAGAAACCGTTCGGTCTGGAGTTGGGTGCCGCTCTGGTGCCGCAGTTGGAAACACTGTTAAACCCCTTGCTCTGGCTGGAAGCCGCCGAGCAAACACTGCACGAAAGCGGCCGCAAGCGAGAGGCCGTTGGGGAGTATCGTCCGGGGCCTGCAGATAAGGCTCAGCAACAAAAAATTGTGGCGAAAGTGGCTGGCCTGCAGGACCAACAGGAGCATCTGTTGCTGCGGTGCCAGAAAATAATTCCTTTGCATTCCGAAACCCGCAGGCTGACCCAATACGATATTTTAACCGGCGTTTACGATGACGACGGCAATCTGATTGGCGGTAAAGATTTTATCCGTTTGGCTGAGCGCTACGACCAGATTCAGGCTCTGGACCGCTGGGTGGTGAGCACCATGCTTGACTGGCTGGAACACAACGCAAATGATTTGCAGCGGTTTGGGGGCATTGTCATCAATCTGTCTGGACATTCGCTGAATGACCCATCGCTGCTGGAGTTTATTTACGAGAAGCTGAGCGAGTGTGAAGCACCCATCGAGCGTTTGTGCTTTGAGATTACCGAAGCCTCGGCGGTACGCGATATGGTGGCGCTGGCGGGATTCGTGCGTGAAATGAAAGAGCTTGGGTGCTGTTTTTGCCTGGGTAATATGGGCAATGGCCCAGACTCTTTCCAAGCATTGCGGTCACTGCCGGTAGACATGCTGAAAATCGACAGCGCGCTGACGGCGAATCTTGCCAACAGCCAGAGCGATCAGACCATGTTACGTTCGATGGTGGAAATGGCGCATTATCTGGAGCGCGAGGTGATTGTAACCCAGGTAGAGTCCCGCGAGGTGCTGGCATTGCTCGTTCAGCTAGGTGTTGATTACGCTCAGGGTACAGCCATTGAAAAGCCCGGCATGCTCGACAGCCTGGTATAACCGCGGAAGCCAGAAGTTTATGTCGAAACGCCATCCTATTATTGCCGTTACCGGTTCATCCGGTGCCGGCACCAGCACCACCGGTCGAATTTTCCGCCGCATGTTCGACAGCGAGGAATTGAGCGTCGCCATGGTGGGTGGCGACAGCTTCCACCGTTACACTCGTGAGCAGATGGCGCGGCTGGCAGCCAAAGGACAGTTCGGTGCCCGCAATCACTTTGCTCTGGGTGCGAATCACATCGATCGCCTGGAGTCGCTGTTTTACGATTACAGCCTGACCGGTAACGGGCGCTACCGCCAGTACGTGCACGATGAAGACTTTGCGCTGGTGGCAGAGGGCAATAAACCCGGCAGCTTCACACCCTGGCAGGACCTGCCGCCAGAAACCAGTTTGCTGTTTTACGAGGGCTTACACGGTGGCGTGGTCAGCGATGCCTTTAACATCGCCCAATACGTCGACCTGTTGATTGGCGTAGTACCGATTGTAAATCTGGAATGGATCCAGAAAATTCATCGCGATACTCACAAACGCGGCTACAGTCAGGAAGCGGTGGTAGAGACCATTCTTAACCGCATGAACGACTACGTTCATGACATAGTGCCGCAGTTTTCCCATACCCACATCAACTTCCAGCGGGTGCCTCTGGTGGACACATCCAACCCGTTTGTGGTGCGCGATGTGCCCACCGAAGACGAAAGCATGCTGGTGATTCACTTCCGCGACGCCCGCGAGGTGGATTTCCCTTATCTGCTACAGGTGATTCCCAACAGCGTGTTGTCGCGCCACGATACCCTGGCAATCCCCGGTACAAAAATGAGCCTGGCCATAGAGCTGATTGTGCGGCCTATGGTGCAACGGCTGATGGCACAGAAAGCCTTCGCCTGACACTGTTCAAAGTGAACACGTCAGCTGGCCTGGTGCACCTCATGGCTGTGGCTAATGTCGACCCCGCCGTCGGCCAGCATGATTGACGCTGAGCAATATTTTTCGGCGGACAAAGCCACCGCCCGTGCTACCTGGTTGTCTTTAAGGTTGTTACCAGTCACCACGAAGTGCAGGTGAATTTTTGTGAACACCGCCGGCACTGTGTCGGCTCGTTCTGCGCTCAGTTCAGTGTGGCAGGCAGTGACGTCCTGACGGCTTTTTTTCAGAATGCTCATGACATCAAATGACGAACATCCGCCCAGCCCCATCAGTACCATTTCCATGGGTCGGGGGCCGCGATTCTGGCCCCCTAGGTCTGGCGGTCCGTCCAGCTGAACGCTGTGGCCGCTGGCGCTGGTCGCTTTGAAACTGGCTTCGCCGGTCCAGTCGATGGTTGCTTTCATCACAGGCTCTCCGCAGGTGTTATTGAGTGTTAATTTCGCCATGGGCGGCAATGGAAACGAATGCGCAAGATGCTAGCACAGAGCGGGTAAAGCGACAGCATCGGCGATAATTAACACAGAGTTAAGCTGCAGCCTGAACTTGACCGGGCTACAGGTTGTTGCGACCCGGAAGGTGCTAGCGTGCGTTAAAGATGAAAAATCTGTTAGAAAAGCGCTATGATCAGGTCGAGATATTCCAGTGTTAATTTTTACGGAGGTGCCGCGCAAGCCATGGCCACAATTTTGAAGCCTATTGATGATCGTACCAAACACCTGGATTATTTCCTGTCGCAATGCCATCGCCGTCGTTTTCCGGCGAAAAGCACCATCATTTACGCGGGTGATAAAAGCGACTCGCTGTTTTTCATCGTGAAGGGCTCGGTAACGGTCATTATTGAGGATGAAAACGGGCGCGAGATGATCATGGCCTACCTGAACGTCGGCGACTTTTTTGGCGAGATGGGGCTGTTCGACAACCTGGATTCCCGTAGCGCCTGGGTGAAGGCCAAAACCGAATGCGAAGTGGCGGAAATCAGTTACACAAAATTCCGCGAGATTGCCCAGCAGGACCCAAACGTTCTGTATTTCATCGGTGAGCAGGTGGCGTCGCGATTGCGCGAGACCACCCGCAAAGTGGGCGACCTGGCGTTTCTGGATGTGACCGGCCGGGTCGCTCGCACCCTGCTGGACTTGTGCAAACAACCAGACGCCATGACCCATCCGGATGGCATGCAGATCAAGATTACCCGGCAAGAGATAGGGCGCATTGTGGGCTGCTCCCGCGAAATGGTTGGCCGGGTATTAAAAACCCTGGAAGAGCAGGGCTTGGTGCGGGTAAAAGGCAAGACCATGGTGGTTCACGGTACTCGCTGAGTTGTTTCCCGGCTGTGGCTCTAACGTTGGCGAAACGGGCGGATCAGTCAGCCAGAGCCGCCGCTTTTATCTGCAGCCACACGGGCTTGCCAGGGGTGAGTTCAAGAGTGTGTACAGAACGGGTGGTCAAACGCGCCAAAATTGGCGTATTGCCGGCGAGCACCCGCACCAGCGACGTGCCAGGACTTATTTCTTCTGCAATTTCATCGATTCGGCCTTGAATCAAATTCTGGATGCTCTGGTCATGATTGGCGCTGAGCGCCAGGCTGACATCCCTTGCCAGTACCTGAACCCGTACATCGCTGCCTACCGAAATGCGCGGCTCGCTGGGAAGCCACAGTTGGCCGCCGTCAAATTCCGCAAGGCTAAGATGCCACCGGGTATCTTGAGTGGTAATGCGGGCCCGCAGGATGATGGCAGCGCCTTCTTCCAAACCAAAGGGCTGATCCGTGCGCGCCAGGGTCTGTTGTAGAGACCCACTGGCCGTTACCTGCCCCTGGTTCAGCATCACAACGTGATCGGCCAGCCTGGCGACCTCAGTCACCGAGTGGGACACGTACAAAATTGGAATAGCGAGGGTGTCACGCAGGCGTTCCAGGTAGGGCAGGATTTCCCGCTTGCTGGCCTGGTCCAGTGCCGACAATGGCTCGTCCATCAGCAGCAACTGGGGGCTGGTCAGCAGGGCGCGGGCGATAGCCACGCGTTGGCGTTCGCCGCCCGATAACTTTTGCGGCATACGCCTCAGCAGGTGCGCCAGCCCCAGCCATTCTACCGCTTGGTCAAACTGAATCCGGCGCTGGCTAACGGGCACCCGGCGGTAACCGTAGTTCAGGTTGCGCTCTACCGACAAATGCGGAAACAATGAGGTCTCCTGAAACACGTAAGCCAGCGGGCGCTGATGCACGGCGCGACGTCCATGGGCGTTGTGCCAGGTGTCACCGTTCACCACCAGTTCACCGTTGGCAGGTTGCAGCCCGGCGATGCAGCGTAACAAGGTAGTTTTGCCGCAGCCAGAGTGTCCGAACAGCGCGGTTAATCCGCTACCCGGTAAATTCAGATTCACATTCAGGGTAAAGTCACCAATGCGGCAGTGAAAGCGCACCAGAATATTTTTACTTGTGCTCATTTCATCATTCCCGAGTGCACGCGGCCATTCAGTGAATACAGCGCCACTAACACCACAAACGAGAACACCACCATACCGCCGGCGAGCCAGTGGGCCTGGGTGTATTCAATGGCTTCAACGTGGTCGTAGATGGCCACTGACAACACTTTGGTTTCCCCCGGGATATTGCCGCCAATCATCAGTATCACGCCAAATTCGCCAATAGTGTGGGCAAAGGTGAGCACGGCGGCGGTCAAAAATCCCGGGCGGGCAAGTGGCATCACCACGGTAAAGAATCGGTCTATGGGTGAAGCTCGTAACGTAGCGGCCACTTCCAGAAGCTGATTGTTGATACCGATAAAGGCGTTTTGCAGGGGTTGCACGGTAAACGGCAGTGAGTAAATTACCGACGCTACCACCAAACCCTCAAAAGTAAATGGCAGTAGCCCAAGGCCCAGCTGTTCGGTAAGTTGCCCTACAACGCCTTTAGGCCCCATCAGCAGCAATAAATAGAACCCCAGAACCGTAGGCGGCAGCACCAAAGGTAAGGCCACCACCGCAGCGATCGGCTGGCGTAGCCAGTGTTGGCTACGGGCCAGCCACCAGGCAATTGGCGTGCCCACCACCGTCAGTATCAAGGTGGTCATGGTCGCCAGTTTCAGAGTCAGCCACACTGGCTCCCAGTAAGTTGCCATCATCGTTACGGGCCTATGTTCGCGTCAGTCGGGAATGTCGTAACCGTAGTCTTTTATAATTTTTAACGCTTGCGGGCTGCGTAAAAATTCCAGCCATTGGCGCGCAACAGGCTTGTCTTTGCCGTGGTTCAGTAGCACCGTTTGTTGGTCGATGGGCGCGTACATCGGCTGCGGTACCACCCACAGAGTGCCATTACTGTTTTGCCAGGCGTTCACCTGAGACAGCGCCACAAAGCCTGCCTGGGCATTGCTGGTGGCCACAAACTGAAAGGTTTGTGCGATTGAGTCACCGCGCACCAGGCGCGGTTGCAGGGCGTCCCACAGGCTCATGTTTTCCAACACCTGCTGCGCGGCAAGGCCATAAGGCGCGGTTTTCGGATTGGCGATTGCCAGGCGTTTGAAGTCAGCGCCGGCCAGCCAGTTTTGGGGGTCGCTGAACACATCAGGTTCCGGGCTCCACAACGCTAATCTGCCGCGGGCGTAGGTAAAGCGGCTACCGGCAACCGCGCCGCCGGTGTTTTCCAGCATCTGCGGGCGCTCACTGTCTGCGGCCTGAAACACGTCAAAGGGCGCGCCGTTTTCTATCTGGGCGTAGAGCTTACCGGTGGAACCATAACTGGCGGCAACTGAATGACCGGTGGTTTCTTCAAACAAGGCAATAAGGTCGCGGGTGGTGTCGGTAAAGTTGGCGGCAACCGCAATGCGTAAGGGTTTGGCGCCAGCCAGGCTGGCAGTAAAGCACAGCAGCGCAATGGCAACGGCGCAAATCAGGCGACTAAAGGTAAACATGCAGTGAGTCTCTGTATTCTGGTGGATAAAACAAGCTGCGCATCGAGTCTGGCGCACGCGGGTTCCGGTGGTGCCGTTTTTTGCGTATGACAATTCGCGTATGACGGTTTGGCAAGAAATCAGCATGAGTAAGATTGGTGCATTAATATGATGCTATCAAGTTCATCAAAAAACAGGGTAATGGAATGAAATTAAAAAGACTTTTAATCGTCGCAAGCGCGTTTAGTTCGGCGCTTTTTTTAAGCGCCTGCGCCACTACGCCGGACGGCACCCAAGAGCGTGTTACAACGGATAGCTTGCTGCAGGGCGGCGAATGGGTTGTGGAGGATTTGGGAGGCAAAGGCATTATCGACAGCTCGTATATCAGTATCGTCTTCATGGATGAAAATCGGGTAGGGGGTAGCTCGTCCTGCAATCGTTACAGCGGAGAATACCAGCTTAGCGGATCCGGATTCACCGTTGGCGACAACATGGTATCTACCCGAATGGCCTGCCCACCCGCGTTGATGAATCAGGAAGACTATTTTCTGACGCTGCTTTTGAATGTAAACCAGGCGCGTTTTGGTGATCACGACGAGCTGTTGTTGAGCACTCCTTCGGGCGAAACCATTCGCGCTTTCCAGTCGTCACCCAAGCCATAGCCCTGATAAATGCGCTTGAGCTCGCCAGCCTTCGCGGCTTGAGCAGGAGAGTGCTTGACGAAACCGCGATAGCCGGCCAATCTTCCCGTGCTTTCGGTCTGAAATATTCATTGGTCAGAGGTATTCAAAATGATAAAAATCTACGAAACAAAAACCGCACCCAACCCACGGCGTGTGCGAATGTTTATGGCAGAAAAGGGCCTGTTGGATGTGGCTGAATTTGTACAAATTGATCTGCAAAAAGGCGAAAACCTGACGCCTGAATTTGCCGCCCGCAACCCGTTCAAAAAAGTGCCGGTGATGGAATTAGACGATGGCACTGCGGTGGCCGAAACCATGGCGATTTGTCGTTATTTTGAGGAAAGCTACCCTGATTCGCCTACATTATTGGGTGACACGGCGTTGGAAAAAACACGGATTGAACAGTGGTTGCGCTGGATAGATTTTTACTTTTTTATGCCCACGGGTATGTGCTTCCAGCACACCAGCGGGTATTTCAGTGATCGCATGAATCCGATTAAGGAATGGGGCGAGGACTGTGGCAAGGCGGTGGTGTCGTTCATGGCTTTTCTGGATGAGCATTTGGCAGGCAAAGACTACATCTGCTGCGATCGTTTTACGGCTGCGGATATCAACGCGTTTGCTACCGTTGCTTTTGCGCGGGTGGTGAATATCCGTATCGCGCCAGAGCACTCGAACCTGCAGGCCTGGTTTGACCGCATCAAGGCAAGGCCTTCGGCGAAAGTTTAAATTCGCTAGGAAACGGCTGGTATTGAGCTCGGGACGTCAGCTCCGGGCTCGACACTCATCACGCGGTTGCGACCGCTCTGCTTGGCCAGGTAGAGGGCGCTGTCGGCGGGCATGATGGTGGTGTCGATCTGCTCGCCGTTGCTATAGCAAGCGACTCCGAAACTAATGGTCTGCTCGATGCTGTGCCCGCCGACTGCCATAGGCGTCCCCCCTATAGCGCAGCGCAGCTTTTCTGCGACCGCCAGAGCGCTGCCCAGTTCGGTGTCTGGCAAAACCACAAGCAGCTCTTCCCCTCCCCAGCGGCATACGATGTCGCCGGCACGCACATGATCTTGCAGGCGGCTTGCAGTTTCGATCAGCACGCCGTCGCCCACATTATGGCCGTAGCTGTCGTTAACCCGTTTGAACTTGTCCAGGTCACCCAATACCAGGCTGAACGGATGCCCGTGGCGGGCGTAACGAGCAACCAGTTGCTCAAGTGACATGTGAATAGCGTGGCGGTTGAGCAGTCCGGTTAACTGATCGGTCGACGCCAGGCTTTTGAGCTGCTGCCGGGTTAGAAATTCGGAGCGCCGCAG encodes the following:
- the modC gene encoding molybdenum ABC transporter ATP-binding protein, coding for MSTSKNILVRFHCRIGDFTLNVNLNLPGSGLTALFGHSGCGKTTLLRCIAGLQPANGELVVNGDTWHNAHGRRAVHQRPLAYVFQETSLFPHLSVERNLNYGYRRVPVSQRRIQFDQAVEWLGLAHLLRRMPQKLSGGERQRVAIARALLTSPQLLLMDEPLSALDQASKREILPYLERLRDTLAIPILYVSHSVTEVARLADHVVMLNQGQVTASGSLQQTLARTDQPFGLEEGAAIILRARITTQDTRWHLSLAEFDGGQLWLPSEPRISVGSDVRVQVLARDVSLALSANHDQSIQNLIQGRIDEIAEEISPGTSLVRVLAGNTPILARLTTRSVHTLELTPGKPVWLQIKAAALAD
- the modB gene encoding molybdate ABC transporter permease subunit; the encoded protein is MMATYWEPVWLTLKLATMTTLILTVVGTPIAWWLARSQHWLRQPIAAVVALPLVLPPTVLGFYLLLLMGPKGVVGQLTEQLGLGLLPFTFEGLVVASVIYSLPFTVQPLQNAFIGINNQLLEVAATLRASPIDRFFTVVMPLARPGFLTAAVLTFAHTIGEFGVILMIGGNIPGETKVLSVAIYDHVEAIEYTQAHWLAGGMVVFSFVVLVALYSLNGRVHSGMMK
- the modA gene encoding molybdate ABC transporter substrate-binding protein, whose protein sequence is MFTFSRLICAVAIALLCFTASLAGAKPLRIAVAANFTDTTRDLIALFEETTGHSVAASYGSTGKLYAQIENGAPFDVFQAADSERPQMLENTGGAVAGSRFTYARGRLALWSPEPDVFSDPQNWLAGADFKRLAIANPKTAPYGLAAQQVLENMSLWDALQPRLVRGDSIAQTFQFVATSNAQAGFVALSQVNAWQNSNGTLWVVPQPMYAPIDQQTVLLNHGKDKPVARQWLEFLRSPQALKIIKDYGYDIPD
- a CDS encoding META domain-containing protein, which gives rise to MKLKRLLIVASAFSSALFLSACATTPDGTQERVTTDSLLQGGEWVVEDLGGKGIIDSSYISIVFMDENRVGGSSSCNRYSGEYQLSGSGFTVGDNMVSTRMACPPALMNQEDYFLTLLLNVNQARFGDHDELLLSTPSGETIRAFQSSPKP
- a CDS encoding glutathione S-transferase family protein, translating into MIKIYETKTAPNPRRVRMFMAEKGLLDVAEFVQIDLQKGENLTPEFAARNPFKKVPVMELDDGTAVAETMAICRYFEESYPDSPTLLGDTALEKTRIEQWLRWIDFYFFMPTGMCFQHTSGYFSDRMNPIKEWGEDCGKAVVSFMAFLDEHLAGKDYICCDRFTAADINAFATVAFARVVNIRIAPEHSNLQAWFDRIKARPSAKV
- a CDS encoding GGDEF domain-containing protein, whose translation is MIFVGMVVSGSLSQLRRSEFLTRQQLKSLASTDQLTGLLNRHAIHMSLEQLVARYARHGHPFSLVLGDLDKFKRVNDSYGHNVGDGVLIETASRLQDHVRAGDIVCRWGGEELLVVLPDTELGSALAVAEKLRCAIGGTPMAVGGHSIEQTISFGVACYSNGEQIDTTIMPADSALYLAKQSGRNRVMSVEPGADVPSSIPAVS